The genomic window GTTTCTGCTACAAAAACTCCTTCTTCTTCAGCCTTGTGCGCTAACATTGCACCTTTGATAACATCACCAATAGCGTAGATGTTAGATACATTTGTTTGTAAATGCTCGTTAACTTCTACTTGACCTCTATCGTTAAGTTTTACACCAGCAGCTTCGGCATTTAATCCATCTGTATAAGGACGACGACCAACAGATACCAAACAGTAATCTCCTTTAAACTCAACAACCTCACCTTTTTTGTTTTCAGCTTTTACCACAACCTCATCACCATTACGTTCTACAGACTGAACTTTGTGAGAGACCATCATATTACATTTTGCCTTTTTAAATACTTTGTTAAGTTCTTTAGACAAACCAGCATCCATAGTTGGTAAGATTCTGTCCATGTACTCTACAACAGTAACCTCAGCTCCAAGACGACGATATACTTGTCCCAACTCTAAACCAATAACACCACCTCCAATAATAATTAAATGCTTAGGTACTTCTTTTAGTTTTAAAGCTTCCGTTGAAGTTATTATTCTTTCTTTATCTATGTTGATAAATGGTAAATTAGATGGCTTAGAACCTGTAGCTATAATTGTGTTTTTAGCTTCAATTTCGCCAGCATCTTTTCCTTCTATTTTGATGTGGGTTGCATCTTTAAAAGATCCTAAACCTTCGTAAACATCAATATTGTTTTTCTTCATTAAGAAATCTATACCTCCTGTAGTTTGGTCTACAACGGCTTGCTTACGTGCAATCATCTTTTCGAGATTAACCTTTATCTCACCAGGAATTTCAATACCGTGTTCTTCAAAGTGTTTTGTAGCTTCTTCATAATGATGCGAAGAACTTAATAAGGCTTTACTTGGAATACAACCTACATTAAGACATGTACCGCCAAGCGTAGAATATTTTTCAATAATTGCAGTTTTCAAGCCTAGTTGCGCACAACGAATTGCTGCTACATAGCCTCCAGGTCCTGATCCAATTACTGCTACATCGTATGATTTCATAAGTGTTTTTTTGATGTTAATTTTATCTCAGACAAAAATACAATATTGATTAGTGATTAACGAAAAGAGCTTAAATAAATTTTGATTATAAACTGAAATTAAAAAGCCCATAATTAACAGATCAAAAATCTAATTAAAATGGACTCTTTATTCCCTAAAAGTTAATAGCATTCAAAGTTGCAAAATAACAAACAGCTCTACAATACTCAATTTGAGTATTTTTTATAGCCAATGCGGATTTAACTTTAAAATACCAACTAATTCTCCTGTA from Winogradskyella sp. MH6 includes these protein-coding regions:
- the lpdA gene encoding dihydrolipoyl dehydrogenase, with translation MKSYDVAVIGSGPGGYVAAIRCAQLGLKTAIIEKYSTLGGTCLNVGCIPSKALLSSSHHYEEATKHFEEHGIEIPGEIKVNLEKMIARKQAVVDQTTGGIDFLMKKNNIDVYEGLGSFKDATHIKIEGKDAGEIEAKNTIIATGSKPSNLPFINIDKERIITSTEALKLKEVPKHLIIIGGGVIGLELGQVYRRLGAEVTVVEYMDRILPTMDAGLSKELNKVFKKAKCNMMVSHKVQSVERNGDEVVVKAENKKGEVVEFKGDYCLVSVGRRPYTDGLNAEAAGVKLNDRGQVEVNEHLQTNVSNIYAIGDVIKGAMLAHKAEEEGVFVAETLAGQKPHIDYNLIPGVVYTWPEVAAVGKTEEELKEAGTEYKVGQFPFRALGRARASGDIDGFVKILADKTTDEVLGVHMIGARCADLIAEAVTAMEFRASAEDISRMSHAHPTFAEAVKEAALAATDDRALHV